From a region of the Williamwhitmania taraxaci genome:
- a CDS encoding TonB-dependent receptor translates to MRNRSSSLLFFLFFLFFVQNTDAQENSISDTTVGFRAAINPVTIVSTQTAHQADSLPFTTTTINKVEQRAYSVRSSDEVLRLIPGTYVDRTWGVFSKNSGISMRGLDGNNRVLILLDGAPLNKSSYGMVTWNMVSPDQVESVDVVVGPSSSVYGNNAMTGVVSINTIKPKRPLEGSVNLSVGEYGILGISGRMAGRSKVHGLYWDIAPSYQEGDGYFIDSKELRDSTSAKVYIVEKRVNLRMGGDVKPGITIHGAYTIYEDKRGAGKKVYLNDGSYDSYFDQSAQVSINAKHEKGTLTSRVYLQSESYDKQSESINKAGDTYKLSYTHQVSHDAGLWVASTFNKSWYGQVTTGLELRYGRIDAHDIYRTSTDDIVRSGNMVTVGAFLQDEILFASHTLLTGGIRVDAAEFYNGKLTVIDPTKATGFSSNSNQSFSSTQWYAISPRVGVKQFISDKISLHAALSSGFMPAKLDDLCSSRKITKGFKIANPNLKPETLNSAEVGITMNPNKDLSINVTGYYSYGVNFQYFVATGDSVDTGGTDRKPILMRDNVGEVEIKGVELSIQWQLLNHLLVRASGSSSSSKIMKFSSAIAAANLKGMAITEVPDYLASAGVVYIRKNSSVGLTFSHVGRQWIDDVNTQRLSDYQTFDLHLEHTMKGGIHVWVDIQNIFDQLYVDKKGMNCPGRFFMGGLRYEF, encoded by the coding sequence ATGAGGAATCGATCTAGCAGCCTTCTCTTCTTTCTCTTTTTTCTTTTTTTTGTTCAAAATACAGATGCGCAGGAAAATAGTATTTCTGATACAACAGTGGGGTTCCGTGCGGCCATTAATCCGGTGACTATAGTTTCAACCCAAACAGCGCACCAAGCCGATAGCCTGCCGTTTACAACCACTACTATCAACAAGGTAGAGCAGCGTGCTTATTCGGTTCGAAGCAGTGATGAGGTGTTGAGACTTATTCCAGGTACCTATGTTGATCGAACTTGGGGCGTTTTTTCCAAGAATTCCGGCATTTCCATGCGTGGACTTGATGGGAATAATCGGGTGCTTATTTTGCTCGACGGAGCTCCGCTCAATAAGTCTTCCTACGGAATGGTAACCTGGAATATGGTTTCACCGGATCAAGTGGAGTCGGTTGATGTGGTTGTTGGTCCATCGAGCTCGGTTTATGGAAACAACGCTATGACTGGGGTTGTGAGCATAAATACCATAAAGCCCAAGAGGCCACTTGAGGGCTCAGTTAATCTTAGCGTTGGCGAATATGGAATTCTAGGGATTTCGGGTCGAATGGCAGGTAGGTCGAAAGTTCATGGGTTATATTGGGATATTGCCCCAAGCTATCAAGAGGGCGATGGCTATTTTATCGATTCAAAGGAGCTGCGAGATTCTACTTCGGCTAAAGTATATATTGTTGAAAAACGCGTAAATCTGCGAATGGGAGGCGACGTAAAACCGGGGATCACTATTCATGGGGCTTATACAATTTATGAGGATAAGCGCGGTGCGGGGAAAAAGGTTTACTTGAACGATGGGAGTTACGACAGTTACTTCGATCAATCCGCCCAAGTCTCAATTAATGCAAAACACGAAAAAGGAACACTGACAAGCCGAGTTTACCTACAATCTGAATCCTACGACAAACAGAGCGAAAGCATAAATAAAGCTGGGGATACCTACAAACTCTCCTACACACATCAGGTTAGCCATGATGCTGGTTTATGGGTGGCCTCCACTTTCAATAAATCATGGTATGGACAGGTAACTACTGGCCTAGAACTGCGATATGGACGAATCGATGCACATGATATTTACCGAACTTCCACCGACGATATTGTGCGTAGCGGAAATATGGTAACTGTGGGCGCATTTCTCCAGGATGAGATTCTCTTCGCCAGCCATACACTGCTTACCGGAGGTATAAGGGTTGATGCCGCGGAATTTTATAACGGTAAGCTAACGGTAATAGACCCTACTAAGGCAACTGGTTTTTCATCGAATAGCAATCAATCATTCTCTTCAACTCAATGGTATGCTATAAGCCCCCGGGTTGGGGTTAAACAGTTTATTTCCGATAAGATTAGCCTTCATGCGGCCCTTTCCTCTGGGTTTATGCCAGCCAAACTCGATGATCTCTGCAGTTCAAGGAAGATTACCAAGGGCTTTAAAATAGCTAATCCTAACCTAAAGCCTGAAACGCTCAATTCGGCTGAGGTTGGAATAACCATGAATCCGAATAAGGATTTATCCATCAACGTTACCGGCTACTATTCCTACGGTGTGAACTTTCAATACTTTGTTGCCACTGGCGATTCTGTAGATACGGGTGGCACCGATCGGAAACCAATACTCATGCGCGACAATGTGGGTGAAGTTGAGATTAAAGGGGTTGAACTTTCCATTCAATGGCAGCTCTTGAATCATTTGTTGGTGAGGGCAAGCGGTTCGTCGTCTTCCTCAAAAATAATGAAGTTTAGTTCTGCAATAGCAGCAGCTAATCTTAAAGGAATGGCGATCACGGAAGTTCCCGATTACTTGGCTAGTGCTGGAGTGGTTTATATTCGAAAAAATAGTTCTGTTGGCTTAACCTTTAGCCACGTTGGACGGCAATGGATTGATGATGTAAACACGCAACGGTTGTCCGATTATCAGACCTTCGATTTGCATTTGGAGCATACGATGAAAGGAGGGATTCATGTATGGGTAGATATTCAGAATATTTTCGATCAATTGTATGTCGATAAAAAAGGGATGAATTGCCCAGGCCGCTTTTTTATGGGTGGGTTACGCTATGAATTCTAG
- the wtpA gene encoding tungstate ABC transporter substrate-binding protein WtpA, whose protein sequence is MIKRIGSIMLGALLLWGCAGKKANEEQHLTIFHAGSLSMPLKAIADSFMRENPGVVIDMEAAGSIDCVRKVTELNKPCDVLASADFSIIDSLMMPAFTAWNIRFAGNEMAIVFHEKSRLADKINSDNWFEILANKEVALGRSNPSSDPCGYRTVMMLQLAEKFYGKPNLAANMLGKDKRYIRPKETDLLALLESNAIDYIFLYRSVAIQHGLKFIELPDAINLGNPEMAVQYAEAKVTIAGKQPGDSLQVVGSPMVYGITIPKNAENPALAEKFVEFLLSPEKGGKVLASMGQPSVVPSAATGFDFIPSDLQQFAKK, encoded by the coding sequence ATGATAAAAAGAATTGGGTCAATAATGTTAGGTGCATTACTCCTTTGGGGGTGTGCCGGTAAGAAAGCAAATGAGGAGCAACATCTTACTATTTTCCATGCAGGTAGCCTTTCGATGCCTTTGAAGGCTATTGCCGATAGTTTTATGCGGGAGAATCCGGGTGTTGTTATCGATATGGAAGCCGCCGGTAGTATTGATTGTGTGCGAAAGGTTACAGAGTTGAACAAACCGTGCGACGTTCTTGCGTCAGCCGATTTCTCCATTATCGATTCTTTGATGATGCCGGCTTTTACTGCATGGAATATCCGTTTTGCTGGAAATGAGATGGCCATTGTCTTTCACGAAAAATCACGCCTGGCCGATAAGATAAATAGTGATAACTGGTTTGAAATATTGGCAAACAAGGAAGTAGCCTTAGGTAGGAGCAATCCTAGCTCAGATCCCTGTGGCTACCGAACCGTTATGATGCTCCAGTTGGCCGAGAAATTTTACGGAAAACCTAATTTGGCTGCGAATATGCTTGGCAAGGATAAGCGATATATTCGACCGAAAGAGACCGATTTACTTGCACTCCTTGAGAGTAATGCCATCGATTACATTTTTCTTTATCGTTCGGTAGCCATTCAGCATGGACTGAAGTTTATTGAGTTGCCGGATGCCATTAATTTGGGTAATCCAGAAATGGCCGTGCAGTATGCTGAGGCTAAGGTTACCATTGCTGGCAAGCAACCGGGTGATTCACTTCAAGTAGTTGGTTCGCCTATGGTGTATGGGATTACTATTCCTAAAAATGCCGAAAATCCAGCACTTGCCGAGAAGTTCGTTGAGTTCTTGTTATCGCCTGAGAAGGGTGGTAAAGTTTTAGCGAGCATGGGGCAACCATCGGTAGTGCCTTCGGCTGCAACTGGTTTCGATTTTATCCCTTCCGATTTACAACAGTTTGCAAAGAAATAA
- a CDS encoding winged helix-turn-helix domain-containing protein, translated as MRIEIMAGPPGSKYYNIFLDYKISLTGKDNFEVFDEERFILLQNIQDRGSLAGAAEAMAISYRKAWGLIREAEESVGFVLVEKQRGGKDGGRSELTAEGQKLLEAYLELRVEFDAAIHKITKKFFHRLNDQPLLR; from the coding sequence ATGCGTATCGAAATTATGGCAGGACCTCCCGGATCGAAGTATTACAACATTTTCCTCGACTACAAGATTAGCCTTACAGGTAAGGATAATTTTGAAGTGTTTGATGAGGAGCGTTTTATCTTGCTGCAGAACATCCAAGATCGTGGCTCCTTGGCTGGTGCAGCAGAGGCAATGGCCATTAGCTACAGGAAGGCTTGGGGGCTCATCCGCGAAGCGGAGGAGTCCGTTGGCTTTGTTTTGGTCGAGAAACAGCGTGGAGGCAAGGATGGGGGCCGATCGGAACTTACTGCCGAGGGGCAGAAACTTCTAGAGGCCTACTTGGAATTGCGCGTTGAGTTTGATGCCGCAATTCATAAAATTACGAAAAAGTTTTTTCATAGGTTAAATGATCAACCCTTATTAAGATGA
- a CDS encoding ABC transporter permease, with translation MKFSWFWLFIRVLGSLVLLFVIAPLVGMALHTSFPSLMAAGQDAEVTSSIWLTIWVSMMATLFFALLGVPLAFVLARKEFPLKSLVQGIVDLPVVIPHSAAGIALLGFISRDSSLGRVASLAGLDLVGHPIGIAIAMAFVSIPFLVNAARDGFAMVPERYEKAALTLGASPVRVFFTISIPLAWRSVVSGMVMMFARGMSEFGAVIIVAYHPMVAPVLVYERFSTFGLAYSRPAALLFILVSLAVFVLIRLLLRKKQ, from the coding sequence ATGAAGTTCTCCTGGTTTTGGCTTTTCATTAGGGTTTTAGGTAGTTTGGTGTTGTTGTTTGTCATAGCCCCATTGGTGGGGATGGCTCTGCATACTTCCTTCCCCTCTTTGATGGCTGCAGGACAGGATGCCGAGGTCACCTCTAGTATCTGGCTCACAATATGGGTCTCAATGATGGCGACTCTCTTTTTTGCATTACTAGGTGTTCCGTTGGCTTTTGTGCTGGCTCGTAAGGAATTTCCTTTAAAGAGTCTAGTTCAAGGCATTGTTGACTTACCTGTGGTGATCCCTCACTCTGCAGCAGGTATAGCTCTGCTTGGCTTCATCTCCAGAGACTCCTCGCTTGGACGAGTTGCCTCTTTGGCCGGCCTCGACTTGGTTGGCCATCCTATCGGCATTGCCATAGCTATGGCATTTGTCTCTATCCCCTTTCTGGTTAATGCTGCCCGCGATGGATTTGCAATGGTTCCGGAACGTTACGAAAAGGCGGCATTAACGTTGGGTGCCTCTCCTGTGCGGGTTTTCTTTACTATTTCTATACCTCTGGCTTGGCGATCAGTTGTTTCCGGTATGGTTATGATGTTTGCTCGAGGTATGAGCGAGTTCGGTGCTGTAATTATTGTGGCCTATCACCCCATGGTAGCTCCGGTTTTGGTTTATGAGCGTTTTTCGACCTTTGGCCTAGCTTATTCTCGACCAGCTGCCCTGCTCTTTATTTTGGTGAGCCTTGCTGTTTTTGTTTTGATACGGCTACTTCTGCGTAAGAAGCAATAA
- a CDS encoding ABC transporter ATP-binding protein — translation MLTVKNLSAELGEFKLEGVSFEVPKGDYLVLLGPSGAGKSVVLEAIVGLVPITKGTIILNGRNIERESVQHRGVGLVFQDFAVFPHLTVRANIGYPLKAAGFSKVEAEEAINAVATKLAIVHLLHRKPDTLSGGELQRVAIARTLVLKPLILLLDEPLSSLDAQLRSEIRALLRQLNREGQTIVHVTHDYEEAISLAKNVAIIHKGVIVQTGNPKQVFQNPKSPFIAELTGVRNFFDVKVRSVTGSDLRHGVTPKGLDIKFYGGANGASGYILIDDKSIFLSVQQTDTSALNSIMGEVVEVIPSRIGCEVVVDAIEKIFVAVTSESLDHLGIVPGKSVWLAFKASSVRFIEG, via the coding sequence ATGCTAACGGTAAAGAATCTTTCGGCAGAGTTAGGCGAGTTTAAACTCGAGGGGGTTTCATTCGAAGTTCCTAAAGGCGACTATTTGGTGCTGTTGGGACCTTCCGGTGCTGGAAAGTCAGTTGTTCTGGAGGCAATCGTTGGGCTAGTCCCAATAACGAAAGGGACTATTATTCTCAACGGGCGAAATATTGAAAGGGAGTCCGTTCAGCATAGGGGCGTAGGGTTGGTTTTTCAAGATTTTGCGGTGTTTCCGCATTTAACTGTTCGTGCCAATATTGGCTATCCGCTTAAAGCAGCAGGTTTTAGTAAGGTTGAGGCAGAGGAGGCCATTAACGCTGTGGCTACAAAGTTAGCCATTGTTCATCTTCTCCATCGCAAGCCAGATACGCTCTCGGGAGGCGAGTTGCAGCGCGTGGCTATAGCAAGGACTCTCGTGTTGAAGCCTTTAATCCTTTTGCTCGATGAGCCACTCTCTTCGCTCGATGCCCAGCTGCGATCGGAGATCCGTGCCCTCTTGCGGCAGCTCAATAGGGAAGGGCAAACTATTGTTCATGTAACCCACGACTATGAGGAGGCCATATCGCTTGCAAAGAATGTGGCCATTATACATAAAGGGGTAATTGTGCAAACGGGCAACCCGAAGCAGGTTTTCCAGAATCCGAAGTCTCCGTTTATAGCGGAGTTAACTGGCGTTAGAAATTTCTTTGATGTAAAGGTTCGCTCGGTGACAGGTAGTGACTTGAGGCATGGCGTTACCCCCAAAGGACTCGATATTAAGTTCTACGGAGGAGCAAATGGTGCTTCGGGTTATATACTTATCGACGATAAAAGTATTTTTCTCTCGGTACAGCAAACCGATACTAGCGCTCTGAATAGCATTATGGGCGAGGTTGTAGAGGTTATTCCCAGTAGGATTGGCTGCGAAGTGGTTGTGGATGCAATTGAAAAAATATTCGTTGCTGTTACTTCCGAATCCTTGGATCATCTTGGGATTGTTCCCGGAAAAAGTGTCTGGTTAGCCTTTAAGGCTTCAAGCGTAAGATTTATTGAAGGGTAA